In Juglans regia cultivar Chandler chromosome 13, Walnut 2.0, whole genome shotgun sequence, the following proteins share a genomic window:
- the LOC109006972 gene encoding uncharacterized protein LOC109006972 translates to MGNHLKNPHLEEEDQEEAEEAEEALSLCDLPLKPNNEDEECSSSLHTPRSRSETPDFFEFFSDFSSDQMCPADDIFFCGKLIAIKEQYFPTPASHQIPKASTSTEESQTNKTTFRRRSDSLSKLQRPVTRSNSGSNPELIMRNSRSLDYKKLHRSSNSMISTAPEIEKNSSAKGVQGKSDTVLKKAGKPRRYFFMFGMVKFPPEMELSDIKNRQVRNNPPSTLFPVNQSSGKGSWRLLKALSCKDHASVAVTASFCIPHP, encoded by the coding sequence ATGGGAAATCACCTAAAGAATCCTcatcttgaagaagaagatcaggAAGAAGCGGAAGAAGCAGAGGAGGCACTTTCTCTCTGCGACCTTCCACTCAAACCCAACAACGAAGATGAAGAGTGCTCTTCCAGCCTGCACACCCCACGATCGCGCTCTGAGACGCCGGATTTCTTCGAGTTCTTCAGCGACTTCAGCTCCGATCAGATGTGCCCAGCCGACGACATCTTCTTTTGCGGAAAACTCATAGCCATCAAAGAGCAATATTTTCCTACTCCGGCCTCCCATCAAATTCCCAAAGCTTCCACCAGTACCGAAGAAAgccaaacaaataaaaccactTTTCGTCGACGATCAGACTCGTTGTCCAAGCTACAAAGACCCGTAACTCGATCAAACAGTGGTTCAAACCCGGAGCTGATCATGAGGAACAGCCGCTCTTTGGATTATAAAAAACTGCACCGAAGTTCAAACTCTATGATCTCAACGGCACCGGAAATAGAGAAAAACTCATCGGCGAAAGGCGTGCAGGGAAAGTCCGATACGGTGCTCAAAAAGGCTGGGAAGCCTCGGCGTTACTTTTTCATGTTCGGGATGGTGAAGTTTCCTCCTGAGATGGAACTTAGTGACATAAAGAACCGACAGGTTCGGAATAATCCTCCGTCCACACTGTTTCCGGTGAATCAGAGCTCCGGTAAAGGGTCCTGGAGGTTGCTAAAAGCACTGAGCTGCAAGGACCATGCTAGCGTCGCCGTAACGGCGTCGTTTTGCATTCCACATCCGTGA